The following nucleotide sequence is from Solidesulfovibrio carbinolicus.
CCAGGAGTTGCGTCCCTGGCGCGTCCACCCGCACGGCCAGGGCGTAGCCGTCGGACAAGGCGGCCAGGCGCGTTTCCTCATGGCGGCGGATGCCCAGGCAGGCGGCCAGCAGCCCGAACACGGCCGAGCGCGTGGGCAGGCTGGCGCTTGGCCGCACCTCGCCCACGGCCACAAGCCCGTAAGCGGCCAACATGCCGTAGAGTTGGAAGGTGAGGTAACGGGCCATGGCCTACTCCGCCACAAAGGCGGCCAACTCGGCCAGGGAGCCTTCCCCGGTGAAGACATTGAAGCACTTCGGCGGGAGCGTTTGTCCGTAGATCTTGTCCATGTTTGCTTTGGTTTTGACCAACCGGCCAATGGCTGTTTCGCCGATGTTGCCGTCGTGTTCCTCTTCTGTTTCGCCCACGGGCTTGAGGAAGGCCAGGGAGAGGTTGCGCGGCGTGTCGTCGCCTTTTTCGGCCAGGGCGTAGCAGGCGTAGGCGCGGGAAGCGTAGCTGGCCTGCTTGCCTGTCGGAGCCACGGTGCAGGCGGCGGCGGTCAGCGCCGCCAGGGCTTTTTGGACAAGCGCCGCATCGCCTCCGAGGTTTTCGGCCAGCAGTTCCCGGTCGATGCAGATATACAGGTAGTACAGACCGGCCCCGAATTCCGAGACCCCCATGTGGCCGGCTCCGGCGTCGTCGCGGTTGAGGTCGTCGACGGCGGTGAAGAAGTCGTCCTCGGCCACGGCCCGATGCACGGTGACGGCGTGGGCCACCTGCACGGCGGCTTCGACGTTGAACCGGGCGCTGGCGGCGAGCATCCGGCCGAACATGGCGATGTCGGCGGCCTTGGCGTCGCTGCGCAGGAGGGAAAGCGCCTCGCCGGCCGGGGTTTTGCCCGAGGCGCGGCAGGCCTTAGTCAGTTCGGCCACGGCTTGGCGTTCTTCCTGGCTCACATGGGCGAGCTGTTCGATCTCCAGGGATTCGAGCAAGGCTTCGCGTGTTTTGACCGGATCGGTTTCCTTGTCGCCCTTGGGGTCGTATTCCTTTTTGACCTTGCCGAAGACGCCGGCGATGGTGCGGGCAATTTCCATGGCCGGTTTTTCCTTAAGGGTAGGCAGGCCGCCCGTAGCGTCGGGATCGTCCCACACGGCGTCGAGGTCGGCCCCCTGGGTCAGGGCGCAATAAACTTTGCGGCCGAGTTCCTTGGTGCGCACGCCCAGGTGTTCCTTACCCAGGGTCGCCTTGAAGGTATCGGAGGTGCGCCAGGCGCGCTTGAGGCTCTGGGAGGAGACCCGCAGCCGGTTGGCCTCGCCAAAGCGCATCGACTTGGGCGCGCCCAGGTCGTCGCGGTTGAGATTGGCGGCCGGGTAGCTGGTCAGGATATGGAGCTGGATGAATCGGGACATGGCGATTTCTCCCTTATCTTTTGGCAGGTCGGTTGACGTAGTATTGAATAGCCCAGGCGCGGCGGGTTTTGTCGGTCCAATCGGACGCTCCGGTCACGAGACTGCGCAACTCGGCCGTGCCGCCGAGGTAGGCGACGAGCCGGCGCAGCATGAGAAACAGGTCGTCCGGGTCGGTTGTGGCCAGCAGTTTTTTAAAGCGCGGGTCGCGCACGGATTCCTGTCCCGATTCGATCGGGGCGAGCTGGCGGGCAAAATGGCCTTCAGCCAGCAGGGTGCGCACATGCGCCAGCACGCCCACGGCCCGGGCCAGTCTGGCGGCGTCCTTGGGCTCCATCTCGACGCCGGCGGCTTTCAGCAGCGGCAACAGGCCTCGCTGGTAGTCGGGCGAGACGAAGACCTCGTCGGGGGTCTTGGCCCGGCGCAATCTGGCCCTTGCCCCCCGGTTGTCGTTAAGGCTCGCCCACCATTTGCGCAGCTCGGCCCAAAAGGCGGCGCTTGGCGGCTCATCGCCGTAGAGCAGGGATTGGAGCGTGGTCACGGTTTCGCCTCCTTTTTGGGCGTGATGCCGAGGATTTTCGAGCAACTGACAAAGGTGTAGGCCCGCATCCGATTGAGCGCCGCGTAGATCTGCCGGGCTTTGCGAGGCGTTGTGCCGCCGTCTTCGGCGACGGCGGCGAAGATGGCTCCGATGGCAGCCAGGAGCGTGTCGCGCCAGCCGACAGCAATAGCGGCGAGGGCATCCTCGTCGTCCGGCGCATCCAGAACCGCGCGGGCGGCCGCATAAAACGCTGTTTCCGTCTCGGCCCAGAACCGGGCCTCGACCACGGTCAACAACGTTGCATCGGGTTTGGGCTTTTGGCCGTTTTCCGAGAAGAGCGCTTCATGCACGGCCCGGCGCAGATTGCCGCAGGCTTCTTCCGCCGCCTTGATCAGCGGCGCGACCTCGCCAATGAACCGTTTGGCCTCGCGTCCCTTGAGGTCGTAGATGGGATATTCGCCCTCGCACCAGTTGCGCGCCTTCATGTTGTCCATGTCCCAGCCGAAGGTGCGCAGCCGGGCGGGCGTTTGCTGCTCGGGCGGCGAAGCGTCCCGGTAGTGGCTGACGACCTGGGCCGGCAGGACAGATTTCTTGTCGTCCATGGCTCCATAAACGAAGCCCAGCCACTGGTTGTAGGCGCGGCCTTCGCTTTCGCCCTTGATGGTCAGGGGCTCCTTGCCCGGCCCCTGGTCGCGGTAGGGAGTCAGCGGATGCCGCCAGCCGTCGCCGTAGTTGTTGCCGTAGTTTTTGGTCCAGTATTGGCGCACGAAGACGTTGCCTGTCTGGCCGCACACCGGGCAGGCCGAAGGCGCGTCGTCGGTTTGGGTGGCAAGCACGATGCGCCGGGGCATGGCCCAGTAGTGGTGCAGGAAGTGCATGCCGTCGCGGTGGACTTCACTGCCCTTGGCCGTGCTGTCGCGGGTGGCGGCCAGCCAGGGGAAGACCGCGCCGGGCAGGGCGGCGGCCTCGGCCGGCAGGGCTTCGACGCCGGCCGCATCCAGGGGCAGCACGTTGGCCCAGACGGTTTTCCAGAGCGAATCGTCAAGCATGACAAGGGTTGTCAGCGGCCCCCCGCCGCGCAGGGAGACACGGTGCCCGGCCCCGCCCGCTGGGGCGTAGGTCTGTAAGGCGGCTAGGGCGGCGGCGGCGCAGGCCGGGCACAGGCTTTGGGGCGGCTGGTCGCGTTTGATGAAGAAGTCGCTGTTGTTTTTTGTGGCGTTCTCGCCGGGCGAATCCATGAGCAGCGCGCCCACCGGGGACGGTTCCTTGGCCTCGGCTTCAGTGAGGGTGAAATCCTGGAGAAAGCGCGGCCGGTCGCCGAAAAGGTTGAAGAAGGGGACAAGCGGTGCAAAGGCAGCCTTGAGGGCCTCGGGCGCATAGGCGTCAGGGGCGAGGTGGGGTTGGGAACCGCTGAATCCGAGCCGCCATTTTCGGATATCGGCCGGGGGCAGGGCGGTTTGCACGAGGCCGACGAGCAGTTCGAGCAGCGCGCCTTTGAAGTCGGGGCGCGGCGTATCGATGTCGGCGATGGCTTGCTCTGGCGATCCGTCGCCAGGATCGGTGATGCGCCAGGGCGGGATACGCAGGCGCGTCCCGTCGACCCGGCGAACCGGAATCCAGTCTTGCGTCAGAAGATTGAAAGCGGGCATTGGTTTTTCGCTCCACGAGTTCGTGTTTTCTATATGAATACATAATAATCAAGGCGGTTGCCAGCCCGAACGGCAAAACGAGAAAGCCCGTCCGGGCTGGCGGGGGTTAGAGGAGCGATATTATGACGATGATGAGGAGCACGATCAGTCTCTCTCCGGAGGTGGAGAGAGCGAGAAATAAGATCCGCTTGGTACGATGGCATGCCATAAGGGCATCCCCCTTTGCGCGTGTGCGCAGGTAAGGGATTAAGGGTTTGCCTCGGCACGGACGAATTGCTAGTGAATGATTGCTAGCTGTTCACGAGCATCAAGCCGTGGAAGGCGTCGGTTGGGCGTGTGGCTACGCCCAACCGGCAATTGCTAGATAGGATAACTGGAGTTTGTTTGCAATAGGCGCTGTAGCTACAAACTTAATTTTTTTAAAATCCCCACTTTTGCGGGGAACTTCCGTAATTAAATCACGGCGCTGTGGCCACAAACGGATCATCCCCTCACTGGAGGGGAACAGACTCTTTCGTTCTCACAAAAGTGAACACGCATGGAGCAAGAGCCATCAAAAATCATACGGATTCCATCGGGAGTCTGTCAACAATAAGTTGTTATTTATTATTTTCATAGATTAACCCTTCCCCCCGACTATAAACCGCCCCGGTTCCCGGCAGGGCACAGCGCCAGACGCCGGGAGCTTCCGTTTCGATAAAGGGCGCCAGCGTTACCCAACGCCCCTGGTCGGGCAGGGTGGCGGCAAAGGCGGCCAGCCGGCTTTCCCACTCGCCGACAGCCGTCAGCGCCCTGCCCCGGCGCAGCGGCACAGACACTTCCGAGCGGGCGCACGTCGCCGCGTCCAGCCCGTCTTCGGCCCATAAGGCCAAACCGTCCGCTACCACCCGCAAAAGCCGCAGCGTCACCCGCTCATCCCCAAGGCGCGTTGGCGTCACGCGGTCGTCGTACCAGAGACCGGAAGCCGCGTCGGCCCCATACCCTTGATGAAAATCCAGACAGTTGGCCGTAGCCAGGCTTTTCTCGGCACTGGCCTTGCCGGCCTGCTTGTCCTCGGCCGAGGCAAGCGCCCCCGGCGTCGGCAACGCGTCGACATCGTACGCGCCCTCGACCAGCTCCCGCGCCTGCCGGGGCAGCTCAATGCGCTGGCACATCGACAAAAGCCGCGCCGTGCGCCAAAGCACGTCATGGCCGGGATAGACGTAAAGGCCCTTCCCAAGCTCGGCTTCGCCCCAGCCCAGCCCCGGCTCGTCCACGGCAGGCGGCGAAACAACCAGCACGGACGGCCCGGCAAACCCCGCCGGCCGCCAGTCCCGGTCATGACGCTGGCACCGGCCGGCCCGCTGTAGGATAAGCTCCATGGGGGCCAGCTCCGTCACTAGAAAGTCAGCGTCAACATCTAGTGATTGTTCAACTATTTGAGTGGATACAAGAATTTTCCCGCGCCGTGTCTCTTGCGTGGAGTCCTTGCCGAAGATCGTCAACACCCGCTCCTCCATGGCCAATCGGTCGCACAAGGCAAAGCGGGCGTGAAAGAGCAGGACGTCCTCTGGCGGCAGGCGTTGAGCCAGCAGGTCTCGCGCCGCCATGGCTCGGTCCACGGTGTTGCAGACCATGATGGCGCAGCCGCCGGCGGCATGGACGGCAGCCAGCCGGTCATAAGCTTCGGCAACGTCGTGGCACAGGGCCACGGCTACGGACAGGGTGCGGGTTTGCGGCAGCGGCGTTTCCGAAAAAACGCCGTCGGCCAGCCGGGTGGCCAGGGGCAATGGGCCAGCCGAAAGCGTTGGGGTCGGATAGCCGGCTCCCCGGCAAAAGGCGGCGGCCAGACCCTGCTTTACGCGTCGGGGCAGGGTGGCCGAGAGCAGCACGGCGCTGCCGCCAAGGCCGGCCTGAAAGGTGAGGAGCGCTTCCAGCAGCCGGGTGGTGTAGGGATCGTAGGCATGCACCTCGTCGGCCACAAGGACGTTGCGGCCAAGGCCGAGCAGGCGCAGACACTGGTGCTTGGCCGGCAGCGCGGCCAGCAGCGCCTGATCCAGCGTCCCCACGCCGCACGGGGCGAGCAGGGATTTCTTGGCGTTGTCCGCCAGCCAGGAGGCGCAAAACGCGCCGCCGTCCGCCGCCGTGCCGTCCTCCAGGTCGCCGTCGCCGGCACGGCCGCGCTCAAGGCCGATGCTGCGCGAAAAATCGTCATGGATGCGGCGCGCGCTGTGGGCCAGCATGAGCGACGGCTGGGCGTCTTCGGTTTCCTCGAAAAGCGCCCGGTAGGACGGGGCCAGCCGGGCGTACATGCCGTTGGCCGTGGCCATGGTGGGCAGGCCGACATACAGCCCCTGGGCCTCGCCGCCCGCCATGACGCCATGGGCGGCGAGCACGGCCGCCTCGGTCTTGCCGGCCCCGGTCACATCCTCGAAAATGAACAGGCGCGGCCCTCTGTCCAGCCCGGCGATTTCCAAAACATGGGCCTGCAACGGCGTAGGCGCATACTTCTTCCTGATATGCGGCAGCAGGTCGTGAAATCCGCTGCCCTGACGCGGCGGCGGGGAAAGGATGCCGCAAGCGGCCACGGCGGCCCGGGCCTGGGGCAGGGCGCGCTCGGTCAAGTAGGCGGCAAGGGGCATGGGCGTGTCGCAGTAGGCAAAGCCCTGGCCCGAAGCAAGCCAGTCGGCCACGACCAGCAACCCGGCAAAGAGCCAGGACACGGGGCGAAACGCCTGGAGGGCCTCGTCGCCGCCGGGCAGGGCCAGGGGGGCGGGCAGGAACATGGCCCCGACCTCGCCAATGAACTGCCGAATGGCCGCAGTGGTGGCGGCGGGAAGGCGCAGGTTGCTTTCCGCAAGGGGTTGCGGCGGCTTGCCGTGATGCCCGAAAGCGGCGTCGGCCAGGGGACCGAGGGTGTCCATGTGCAGCCAGCCGTCGCGGCACAGGAAGGAGGGCTGCCAGGCATCCGCGATGTCATCGTCCAGAAAGATGGCCTTGCCCAGGTGGCTGTGGTGGTCGTTGTTGACGCGCTTTGCCGGCGGCCCACCGAGAGCGTCCACGATATCCGGTCGATACTGCTGGAAGGCCGGAGCGAATTTGCCGAGATCGTGGAGCACGGCGAAGTACGCCAGCAGCGCGTCGAGGTCCGCCGGGGCCACGGCCGGGGCCAGGGCGTAGAGACGTTGGCGCAGGCGCGTGTCGGCGTCGAGCAGGGCGTGCAGCGTCGCGGCGACGTCGAGGCAATGGCAGACGAGCAGATGATGGGCCGCGCTGTCTTTGGCGGCTTTGCCCCAATAGCGGTACATGGCGTGTCCCGGGGTATCGGTTGTCGGCGGCGCGGCCCGTGGTCGGCGTTTCTCAGCCGACCGTGTTGCCGCTGCCCTGAATCTGGGTGACGGTGCTGTTGTCGCCGGCTGTTGCGGTCTGGTGTTGGGATTTGTCGATGGGGACCGTCCCGATGATGGCCTTGATCTCGGCGGCAAAGTCCCGGTCTTCGTCGAGGAGTCCTTCCAGGCGTCGGCGCACGGTTTTCTGCGCTCCGGCATCGGCGGGATTGTTCTCCAGAGCGGCGAGGGCGTTGGTCGCGCCTTCGCCGTCCTTGGCGAAGCGGGTTTTGACCAGCGCGGCAAGTTTCTCCACGCAGGCTTTGCCGAGTTTGGTCGCGGCGTCGGTGATGGCCGTGGCGGCTCCGGACTGGGCGGCGACCAGAGCGCTTAAGGCGAGGTCGGTCAGGGTTTGGATATCCATGAGGTCTCCTTAAGTGGTTGGGGCGTGACTTTCATCCATATCTTTGAAGAGCGAAAGGCTATGAGACAATAAATCCTGTTTGAGTAGGGCATCGGCTTCTTGACGTGAGATGTTCTTGGATAGCGCAAGCCAAGTGGTCATCGCTTCGTGAAAATCATCCCGAAAGGTGTCGGAATGTTCCTGTGTTAAAGCGCGATATAGGTGAGCGGTTTCCCTTGAGATGGCAAGTGCTTCTTGTTTATGTGAGACGAGGGCAGACAATATACGTGATAACGTGCTGAGGCTCATGGCTAGATCTGCTTGGAAGGCGCTGGGGTAAATAGTGGCCAATCCGCGAAAAAGAGATACCGCTTCGCGGGAAAATGGGAGGGCTTTTCCCGGCTTTTCTTTTTTACGGAGTTTATGGGCTAGGTTGTTGAGGCTCATGGCCAATCCTGGTTTGTTGGCATCGGGTTGCTCGACAACAAGTTCTCGATATTGGGCAACTGCTTCACAGTTGATATAAATAGCTTCGTCAATGTTTCCAGCTCCGCTAAGTCTATTGCTGAGACATGTAAAACTGGCCGCTAGTTTAGAGAGATAGTTTTTTGGATCAATAGTTGCCAACTCAATGAACAAATCCGTCGCTTCCCATGCGATGGGGAGTGCTTCTTTAGGACGCTTGAGAAGACCGAAAATGATTGCTAACGCATGTAAACTATGTGCTAAGTCTTTTTCGTAAAATTTTGGTTTCGCATCGAATAATCTTCGTCGAATATCAACAGCTTCTAGTGCAGAAATAAGTGCTTCTTCCTGTTTTCCTGCATGGCTTAAGCAGTTGGCGAGGGTCGTTAAGCTTAGGGCCAATTCTGGAAGAAATGTGTCTGAGTCAATGCAGACTTTGTCTCGACGGATGGAAACTGATTGGCGTGCGGCATTTATCCCTTCATCTATCCGGCCAGCGTATCTATATCTAATCGCTAGATTATTTAAGCTAGATGCTAATATTGAATATGTTTCAGCCGTTGCAGGCTCAACTCGCAAACGAGTCACGGCATATAATTGCCAATCTAGAGCTAAAGTAAGCAAGATACCTGTCTTGTCCGGTAGAGCATCAATCAAGGTGAAAAGTAAGGTTAACGGCAACTCCGGCATCTCGCCCAACTCACGCAGCCACTTCA
It contains:
- the cas7e gene encoding type I-E CRISPR-associated protein Cas7/Cse4/CasC yields the protein MSRFIQLHILTSYPAANLNRDDLGAPKSMRFGEANRLRVSSQSLKRAWRTSDTFKATLGKEHLGVRTKELGRKVYCALTQGADLDAVWDDPDATGGLPTLKEKPAMEIARTIAGVFGKVKKEYDPKGDKETDPVKTREALLESLEIEQLAHVSQEERQAVAELTKACRASGKTPAGEALSLLRSDAKAADIAMFGRMLAASARFNVEAAVQVAHAVTVHRAVAEDDFFTAVDDLNRDDAGAGHMGVSEFGAGLYYLYICIDRELLAENLGGDAALVQKALAALTAAACTVAPTGKQASYASRAYACYALAEKGDDTPRNLSLAFLKPVGETEEEHDGNIGETAIGRLVKTKANMDKIYGQTLPPKCFNVFTGEGSLAELAAFVAE
- the casB gene encoding type I-E CRISPR-associated protein Cse2/CasB, giving the protein MTTLQSLLYGDEPPSAAFWAELRKWWASLNDNRGARARLRRAKTPDEVFVSPDYQRGLLPLLKAAGVEMEPKDAARLARAVGVLAHVRTLLAEGHFARQLAPIESGQESVRDPRFKKLLATTDPDDLFLMLRRLVAYLGGTAELRSLVTGASDWTDKTRRAWAIQYYVNRPAKR
- the casA gene encoding type I-E CRISPR-associated protein Cse1/CasA; translation: MPAFNLLTQDWIPVRRVDGTRLRIPPWRITDPGDGSPEQAIADIDTPRPDFKGALLELLVGLVQTALPPADIRKWRLGFSGSQPHLAPDAYAPEALKAAFAPLVPFFNLFGDRPRFLQDFTLTEAEAKEPSPVGALLMDSPGENATKNNSDFFIKRDQPPQSLCPACAAAALAALQTYAPAGGAGHRVSLRGGGPLTTLVMLDDSLWKTVWANVLPLDAAGVEALPAEAAALPGAVFPWLAATRDSTAKGSEVHRDGMHFLHHYWAMPRRIVLATQTDDAPSACPVCGQTGNVFVRQYWTKNYGNNYGDGWRHPLTPYRDQGPGKEPLTIKGESEGRAYNQWLGFVYGAMDDKKSVLPAQVVSHYRDASPPEQQTPARLRTFGWDMDNMKARNWCEGEYPIYDLKGREAKRFIGEVAPLIKAAEEACGNLRRAVHEALFSENGQKPKPDATLLTVVEARFWAETETAFYAAARAVLDAPDDEDALAAIAVGWRDTLLAAIGAIFAAVAEDGGTTPRKARQIYAALNRMRAYTFVSCSKILGITPKKEAKP
- the cas3 gene encoding CRISPR-associated helicase Cas3' — protein: MYRYWGKAAKDSAAHHLLVCHCLDVAATLHALLDADTRLRQRLYALAPAVAPADLDALLAYFAVLHDLGKFAPAFQQYRPDIVDALGGPPAKRVNNDHHSHLGKAIFLDDDIADAWQPSFLCRDGWLHMDTLGPLADAAFGHHGKPPQPLAESNLRLPAATTAAIRQFIGEVGAMFLPAPLALPGGDEALQAFRPVSWLFAGLLVVADWLASGQGFAYCDTPMPLAAYLTERALPQARAAVAACGILSPPPRQGSGFHDLLPHIRKKYAPTPLQAHVLEIAGLDRGPRLFIFEDVTGAGKTEAAVLAAHGVMAGGEAQGLYVGLPTMATANGMYARLAPSYRALFEETEDAQPSLMLAHSARRIHDDFSRSIGLERGRAGDGDLEDGTAADGGAFCASWLADNAKKSLLAPCGVGTLDQALLAALPAKHQCLRLLGLGRNVLVADEVHAYDPYTTRLLEALLTFQAGLGGSAVLLSATLPRRVKQGLAAAFCRGAGYPTPTLSAGPLPLATRLADGVFSETPLPQTRTLSVAVALCHDVAEAYDRLAAVHAAGGCAIMVCNTVDRAMAARDLLAQRLPPEDVLLFHARFALCDRLAMEERVLTIFGKDSTQETRRGKILVSTQIVEQSLDVDADFLVTELAPMELILQRAGRCQRHDRDWRPAGFAGPSVLVVSPPAVDEPGLGWGEAELGKGLYVYPGHDVLWRTARLLSMCQRIELPRQARELVEGAYDVDALPTPGALASAEDKQAGKASAEKSLATANCLDFHQGYGADAASGLWYDDRVTPTRLGDERVTLRLLRVVADGLALWAEDGLDAATCARSEVSVPLRRGRALTAVGEWESRLAAFAATLPDQGRWVTLAPFIETEAPGVWRCALPGTGAVYSRGEGLIYENNK